A single region of the Prevotella sp. HUN102 genome encodes:
- a CDS encoding TonB-dependent receptor, with the protein MHKLRLLVISAVVIGLQPYAYAQKPEKSKETQRLAEVTVMGEGKKASVNAVSATISKQNITQAMGKSLAAMLEQVSGVSSIQTGTTVAKPVIHGMYGNRILMVNNGARLTGQQWGADHAPEVDKNSAQRIEVVKGAESVRYGSEALGGIILMEQQTLPYGATAAHGNLSAMYGTNGKRYSFVGMAEGTMPKLSDFAWRVQATYGNSGDQRSAKYILNNTGYREMNLSAALGYRWRSFRMEGFYSLFGHKIGVMQSAQMGNENLLLERILIGQPVEFTPYSRSIGYPHQKITHHTAILKLFYDSEKFGNFAWQTSFQKDDRRENRIRRMNNSDVPTVSLRLQSLQNALNWHKSYGDWRTDAGIQLLNVENHSERGTGVVPIIPNYTEFALGAFGVQRYRKEKWGAEMGARFDYQHTEADGYDWTGERYGGNKNFTNFTYSLGGHYRPDSHWRFTGNFGVAWRAPHVYELYSNGNELGSGMYVIGKDDLKSEQSYKWIVSVQYKNSFVNVRLDGYLQWINNYIYDEPTGRNIVVVAGAFPIFQYKQTSAFFRGMDLDLHITPVRSFDYHLVTAMIWANERNTGRYLPYIPSARFTQAISWRPQMNGRLKPWVGVNHRFVAHQNRFDPKTDLVFFAPASYNLFGLEAGVDWRMSDSQSLRVALMGENIFNKEYKEYTNRSRYYSHDIGRDIRCTATWTF; encoded by the coding sequence ATGCACAAATTACGCCTATTGGTTATTTCTGCCGTAGTCATCGGGCTACAACCCTATGCCTATGCGCAGAAGCCAGAGAAGTCTAAGGAAACGCAGCGTCTTGCCGAAGTTACGGTAATGGGAGAAGGCAAGAAAGCGAGCGTGAATGCCGTGTCTGCCACCATCAGCAAACAGAACATCACGCAGGCAATGGGTAAGAGCCTTGCCGCTATGCTTGAGCAGGTGAGCGGCGTCAGTTCCATTCAGACAGGAACAACGGTGGCGAAACCTGTTATCCACGGTATGTATGGAAACAGAATCCTGATGGTAAACAATGGTGCCCGGCTTACCGGGCAGCAATGGGGAGCCGACCATGCACCCGAAGTGGACAAGAACAGTGCGCAGCGCATTGAGGTTGTGAAAGGAGCCGAGAGTGTAAGATACGGTTCGGAAGCCCTCGGCGGCATTATCTTGATGGAACAGCAGACTTTGCCATACGGGGCAACGGCTGCGCACGGAAATCTCTCCGCAATGTATGGCACGAACGGAAAACGCTATTCCTTCGTGGGAATGGCAGAAGGAACGATGCCGAAACTCTCTGATTTTGCTTGGCGAGTGCAGGCTACTTACGGGAACAGCGGCGACCAGCGTTCGGCAAAATATATTCTGAACAATACGGGATACCGTGAAATGAACCTGTCGGCAGCACTTGGCTATCGCTGGCGCAGCTTCAGAATGGAGGGATTTTACAGCTTGTTCGGCCATAAAATCGGGGTAATGCAGAGTGCGCAGATGGGAAATGAGAATCTGTTGCTGGAGCGAATCCTCATCGGACAGCCGGTAGAGTTTACCCCTTACAGCCGTTCCATCGGTTATCCCCATCAAAAGATAACGCATCATACGGCTATACTGAAATTGTTTTACGACTCAGAAAAGTTCGGAAACTTTGCTTGGCAGACTTCCTTTCAGAAAGACGACCGCAGAGAAAACCGTATCCGGCGTATGAACAACTCCGATGTTCCCACGGTCAGCCTTCGTTTGCAGTCTTTGCAGAATGCGCTCAACTGGCATAAGAGTTATGGCGATTGGCGGACGGATGCCGGAATACAGTTGCTGAATGTGGAAAATCACAGCGAACGCGGTACGGGAGTAGTGCCGATCATACCGAACTATACTGAGTTTGCGCTCGGTGCATTTGGCGTACAGCGATACAGAAAGGAAAAGTGGGGTGCCGAAATGGGCGCACGGTTCGACTATCAGCACACGGAAGCCGACGGTTACGACTGGACTGGCGAACGATATGGTGGCAACAAGAACTTCACGAACTTCACTTACAGTCTGGGCGGACACTACCGACCCGACAGCCATTGGCGGTTTACGGGCAATTTCGGCGTAGCTTGGCGTGCGCCTCACGTGTATGAGCTTTACAGCAACGGCAACGAACTCGGTTCGGGAATGTATGTTATCGGCAAGGACGACCTGAAATCAGAACAGAGCTACAAGTGGATTGTGTCTGTGCAATATAAGAACAGCTTTGTGAATGTAAGGCTCGACGGCTATTTGCAGTGGATAAACAATTACATCTACGACGAACCTACGGGACGGAACATCGTCGTTGTGGCCGGAGCGTTCCCCATTTTCCAGTACAAACAGACCTCGGCATTCTTCAGAGGGATGGACTTAGACCTTCACATTACGCCGGTTCGTTCATTCGATTACCATCTTGTAACGGCGATGATATGGGCGAATGAGCGCAACACCGGGCGTTATTTGCCCTACATTCCTTCGGCAAGATTCACACAGGCTATCAGTTGGAGACCACAGATGAACGGACGTTTGAAGCCGTGGGTGGGAGTAAACCACCGGTTTGTGGCGCATCAGAACCGTTTCGACCCGAAGACAGACCTCGTTTTCTTCGCACCTGCATCCTACAATCTCTTCGGGCTTGAAGCCGGTGTGGATTGGCGGATGAGCGATTCGCAGTCGCTGCGTGTGGCGTTGATGGGCGAAAACATCTTCAACAAGGAATACAAGGAGTACACGAACCGAAGCAGATATTACTCGCACGATATAGGAAGAGACATTCGCTGTACGGCAACGTGGACTTTCTGA